A single region of the Rhizobium sp. NLR16a genome encodes:
- a CDS encoding MFS transporter, translating into MERSCNPEDKLDPRRWVALVILLAGAFLPPLDFFIVNVALPSIRDDFRASASTMQLIISGYATTYAVMLITGGRLGDLYGRRNVFLSGMVAFAAASALCGFAWSPSVLIVGRVLQGFAAAIMAPQALASINAIFPDHEKSKALSFYALTFGVASMAGLFLGGALIALNIFGLGWRAIFLINLPVIAIAAPSASIMLRETRSEHPSKLDLGGALLIALALFALIAPLIEGREQGWPIWLLLMLAASPLLFLLFWRHERNLEAAGGDPILAPSLLEVPGLKRGLIAALFFYSLAAFWLVFSVYEQSGLGRTPFEAGLAILPAAVGFVLGPFASERILSVFGRYSAAVGMGLQAGGLFATAALISSDHAQFLFPALFLIGMGQGIALPNLLKSVVQRVGRTESGLASGLVNSMLQIGGAFAAAVVGGLFFSILGSATDVDSIGRAYSVAAIAIAICLLVAGWFSAGLSSNKAVRR; encoded by the coding sequence GTGGAACGTTCCTGCAACCCCGAAGACAAGCTCGATCCGCGCAGATGGGTCGCGCTGGTCATCCTGTTGGCCGGGGCTTTTTTGCCGCCACTCGATTTCTTCATCGTCAACGTGGCGCTGCCCTCGATCCGGGACGACTTCCGGGCTTCTGCATCGACAATGCAGCTGATTATCTCAGGCTACGCCACCACCTATGCGGTCATGCTGATCACCGGTGGCAGGCTTGGAGATCTCTATGGTCGCCGGAATGTCTTTCTCTCTGGAATGGTAGCGTTTGCCGCCGCATCCGCCTTATGCGGATTTGCCTGGTCTCCATCGGTGCTGATCGTCGGCCGGGTCCTTCAAGGCTTTGCTGCGGCAATCATGGCACCGCAGGCTCTGGCGTCAATAAATGCAATTTTCCCAGACCACGAAAAATCAAAGGCGCTCAGCTTTTACGCCCTGACATTCGGTGTCGCATCGATGGCTGGTCTGTTTCTCGGTGGAGCGCTGATTGCACTGAATATCTTCGGTCTTGGATGGAGGGCCATCTTTCTGATCAACCTTCCGGTGATCGCGATCGCCGCGCCCTCCGCCTCTATCATGTTGCGCGAAACCCGATCGGAGCACCCAAGCAAACTGGATCTGGGCGGAGCATTGCTGATTGCGCTGGCGCTTTTTGCACTGATCGCGCCGCTGATCGAGGGCCGGGAGCAGGGGTGGCCGATCTGGTTGCTTCTGATGCTTGCCGCTTCCCCGCTGCTTTTTCTGCTATTCTGGCGCCATGAGCGAAACCTGGAGGCGGCGGGAGGAGATCCCATCCTTGCACCGAGCCTGCTTGAAGTTCCGGGATTGAAGCGCGGGCTGATAGCTGCCCTATTTTTCTATTCGCTCGCAGCATTCTGGCTGGTATTCTCGGTATACGAGCAGAGCGGCCTTGGTCGCACACCTTTCGAGGCCGGGCTGGCGATCCTTCCCGCGGCAGTCGGTTTTGTCCTTGGCCCTTTCGCAAGCGAGCGCATCCTCAGCGTCTTCGGAAGATATTCCGCTGCCGTTGGCATGGGGCTGCAAGCTGGCGGCTTGTTTGCAACAGCGGCCCTGATCTCAAGTGATCATGCGCAATTCCTCTTTCCTGCGCTCTTTCTCATCGGGATGGGGCAGGGGATCGCGCTTCCAAACCTTTTGAAAAGTGTCGTGCAACGGGTCGGCAGAACAGAGTCCGGATTGGCCTCCGGCCTCGTCAACTCGATGCTTCAGATTGGCGGTGCATTCGCGGCGGCAGTCGTCGGCGGGTTGTTCTTCTCGATTTTGGGGTCTGCAACGGACGTCGATTCCATCGGCCGGGCGTACAGCGTCGCAGCAATCGCGATAGCAATCTGTCTTCTCGTCGCCGGATGGTTTTCCGCCGGCCTTTCATCGAACAAAGCGGTCCGGCGATGA
- a CDS encoding TetR/AcrR family transcriptional regulator, with protein sequence MGVFWERGYHDASLPDLLEGMDLSRGSFYKAFVDKRGVYLSALDAYIEDAVRTVGETLHSNPSPKGAIRAAFSQQVHFSSGKEGLRGCFVVLAAVEMLPADEEVSARISRLFRRLQDLYAATIIRAQAAGEIDPALDERTLARFLVCQIQGMRVLGKVGADREETRAMIDFALKALD encoded by the coding sequence ATGGGCGTATTCTGGGAACGTGGATATCACGATGCGTCTCTTCCCGACCTGCTCGAAGGCATGGATCTGTCCAGAGGCAGTTTCTATAAAGCTTTTGTAGACAAGCGGGGCGTCTATCTCAGTGCTCTTGACGCCTATATCGAGGATGCCGTTCGCACGGTGGGCGAAACGCTGCATTCCAACCCATCGCCAAAAGGCGCAATTCGCGCAGCATTTTCGCAGCAGGTTCACTTTTCTTCCGGCAAAGAGGGATTGCGCGGATGTTTTGTTGTCTTGGCAGCTGTCGAGATGCTTCCAGCAGATGAAGAAGTTTCAGCTCGAATTTCCCGCCTGTTTCGACGACTGCAGGACCTTTATGCAGCCACGATTATCAGGGCTCAAGCTGCAGGCGAAATTGATCCCGCGTTGGACGAGCGGACACTTGCGAGGTTCCTCGTCTGCCAGATCCAGGGCATGCGGGTCCTGGGCAAGGTAGGAGCGGATCGCGAGGAGACGAGGGCCATGATCGACTTTGCCCTAAAGGCGCTTGACTGA
- a CDS encoding elongation factor G has protein sequence MRCFTVLGPSQTGKSTVVEKLGSLEGTPRKSSSPYGLNLTEFTFGNEAWCALDAPGPNEALAHVQHALLASDACILCVSSAPEEAVLAAPYLRIVEASGTPCILFVNRMDEPRGRLRDVIAALQDYANHTLLLRQIPIREGDRVIGSCDLISERAWRYREGQTSALIAIPESAAEREHEARSELLEHLSEFDDWLLEELVEDREPPSDALYAISSRVLSENRVIPVLIGAASHGNGMMRLMKALRHEAPPVGVLRQRLARAVNVDENKLTAVSFHAYHRQNIGKTVLVRAFGEGLRQGASLGGSSLGAVQDPANGRSSSAITPAPGDVFATVKSDHLPVPSLLTSDATIAPPEWTEPPTPMLERILVPGSDRDENKLSETLAKLSETDRGLVVLQEEGTGAQLVRAQGPVHLRDLCRTLSEVFHIEVTDRTPSPIYRETIAKPSEVHYRHRKQTGGAGQFADVKLSIRPNERGRGFTFSETVKGGVVPRNYIPAVEAGAREAMEKGPLGFQVIDVGVTLFDGQHHAVDSSEHAFRTASKMGVRQALSEGSAVLMQPVFRSEIHIPSIYSGSLVQIVSALKGQVLGFDRDETSKGWDIFRALVPGGALDDLARALRSATQGIGYFSKTFDHFEELYGKEADAIVRAHEEPGAAH, from the coding sequence ATGCGCTGCTTTACCGTGCTTGGACCCTCGCAGACGGGAAAATCGACAGTCGTGGAAAAGCTCGGCTCGCTGGAGGGAACGCCGAGAAAATCCAGCTCCCCTTATGGACTGAACCTCACGGAATTCACCTTTGGAAACGAGGCGTGGTGCGCGCTTGATGCGCCAGGACCGAACGAAGCCTTGGCGCATGTGCAACACGCGCTTCTTGCCAGCGACGCCTGCATCCTGTGCGTTTCATCGGCACCGGAGGAGGCTGTGCTCGCCGCGCCCTATCTGCGGATCGTCGAAGCCTCGGGGACGCCGTGCATCCTTTTCGTCAACCGGATGGACGAACCGAGAGGGCGGCTGAGGGACGTGATCGCCGCGCTTCAAGACTACGCCAACCACACGCTTTTGCTTCGCCAGATCCCGATCCGCGAGGGAGACAGGGTCATCGGCAGTTGCGATCTGATTTCGGAACGGGCGTGGCGCTACCGCGAAGGCCAGACTTCGGCGCTGATCGCAATCCCCGAAAGCGCTGCCGAGCGCGAGCACGAAGCGCGCAGCGAGCTGCTGGAACACCTGTCCGAATTCGATGACTGGCTTCTCGAGGAACTGGTCGAAGATCGCGAGCCGCCCAGCGACGCCCTCTATGCCATTTCATCCCGGGTTCTGAGCGAAAACAGGGTCATTCCGGTCCTGATCGGTGCCGCAAGCCACGGCAACGGCATGATGAGGCTGATGAAGGCGCTGCGCCACGAGGCGCCGCCGGTAGGGGTGCTTCGACAGCGCCTGGCACGTGCGGTCAATGTCGATGAAAACAAGCTGACCGCCGTGAGCTTCCATGCCTATCATCGTCAGAATATCGGCAAGACGGTGCTGGTGCGTGCGTTTGGCGAGGGACTGCGGCAAGGCGCATCACTGGGCGGCTCCAGCCTCGGCGCCGTGCAGGATCCTGCAAACGGACGGTCCAGCTCGGCGATCACGCCTGCACCGGGGGATGTCTTCGCGACGGTCAAATCCGACCACTTGCCGGTCCCGTCGCTATTGACATCAGACGCGACGATCGCCCCGCCCGAATGGACCGAGCCACCGACGCCGATGCTTGAAAGGATCCTGGTCCCGGGCAGCGACCGCGATGAAAACAAGCTCTCCGAAACGCTGGCAAAACTTTCCGAGACGGATCGCGGTCTTGTCGTTTTGCAGGAGGAAGGCACGGGCGCCCAGCTCGTCCGCGCCCAGGGCCCGGTCCATCTGCGGGATCTCTGCCGAACCCTGTCCGAGGTCTTCCACATCGAGGTAACCGATCGAACGCCCAGTCCGATCTACCGCGAGACGATCGCGAAGCCCTCCGAGGTTCACTACCGGCATCGCAAACAGACCGGCGGCGCCGGCCAATTCGCGGATGTGAAGCTGAGCATTCGCCCCAACGAGCGCGGCCGAGGCTTCACCTTCAGCGAAACCGTCAAGGGTGGCGTCGTTCCGCGCAACTATATCCCTGCCGTCGAAGCCGGCGCGCGCGAAGCGATGGAGAAAGGGCCGCTCGGCTTCCAGGTCATCGATGTCGGCGTCACGCTGTTCGATGGTCAGCACCATGCCGTCGACAGTTCGGAACACGCCTTCAGGACTGCGTCGAAAATGGGAGTGCGGCAGGCGCTTTCCGAAGGATCGGCGGTTTTGATGCAACCGGTCTTCCGCAGCGAAATTCACATCCCGTCGATCTATTCCGGCAGCCTCGTCCAGATCGTCTCCGCTCTCAAGGGTCAGGTTCTCGGCTTCGACCGGGATGAAACCTCCAAGGGATGGGACATCTTCCGGGCACTTGTTCCAGGCGGCGCACTCGACGATCTGGCGCGGGCGCTGCGCTCGGCGACGCAGGGCATTGGTTACTTTTCCAAGACCTTCGACCACTTCGAGGAGCTATACGGCAAGGAAGCGGACGCCATCGTGAGGGCACACGAGGAACCAGGCGCCGCACACTGA